In Azospirillum ramasamyi, the following are encoded in one genomic region:
- a CDS encoding helix-turn-helix domain-containing protein, translating into MSTHAAIAAHANRAVPGYLVSALAMTPNAAIGAGVDAAIQPRNPVDPLAGLGHSKVYEREATVFSEGDAAGSVFRVISGMVRLYKMLPDGRRQIIGFLQAGDMMGLAFAAQYLYTAETVTATTIQRIPRLELDAMMDAQPAFARKLLSATTSELMAAQDQMVLLGRKTAVEKVATFLMRLSDRKGGERAIDLPMGRSDIADHLGLTTETVSRTMTKLKSTRLIRILVGGKLELLDREALADLAGGF; encoded by the coding sequence ATGTCCACGCACGCCGCCATTGCCGCCCACGCGAACCGCGCCGTTCCTGGTTATCTGGTCTCCGCCCTGGCGATGACGCCGAATGCCGCCATCGGCGCCGGTGTGGACGCCGCCATCCAGCCGCGCAACCCCGTCGATCCGCTGGCCGGCCTCGGCCACTCCAAGGTCTACGAGCGCGAAGCCACGGTGTTCAGCGAAGGCGATGCGGCCGGCTCGGTGTTCCGGGTGATCAGCGGCATGGTCCGCCTCTACAAGATGCTGCCCGACGGCCGGCGCCAGATCATCGGCTTCCTGCAGGCCGGCGACATGATGGGGCTGGCCTTCGCCGCCCAGTATCTCTACACCGCCGAAACCGTCACGGCGACCACGATCCAGCGCATTCCGCGGCTGGAGCTGGACGCCATGATGGACGCGCAGCCGGCCTTCGCCCGCAAGCTGCTGTCGGCCACCACGTCGGAGCTGATGGCGGCGCAGGACCAGATGGTTCTGCTGGGCCGCAAGACCGCCGTCGAAAAGGTCGCCACCTTCCTGATGCGCCTCAGCGACCGCAAGGGCGGCGAGCGCGCCATCGACCTGCCGATGGGCCGCAGCGACATCGCCGACCATCTGGGCCTGACCACCGAAACGGTGTCGCGCACCATGACCAAGCTGAAGTCGACCCGCCTGATCCGCATCCTCGTCGGCGGCAAGCTGGAACTGCTGGACCGCGAAGCCCTGGCCGACCTCGCCGGTGGCTTCTGA